The following proteins are encoded in a genomic region of Vulpes vulpes isolate BD-2025 chromosome X, VulVul3, whole genome shotgun sequence:
- the STARD8 gene encoding stAR-related lipid transfer protein 8 isoform X11, with product MEQMVEAKRTCKWLRATGFPQYAQLFEEGLFPLDIGSVKKDHSFLDEDSLGALCRRLMTLNNCALMKLEIHYQCKQNEDSEEEEQCTISNHWAFQQESKCWSHVDSSDLLAPPSPGLPVTSSCESVLTELSTTSLPAITVSLSPEAEPMDLPTPCHVPSLSNQPLLSPTQGHEGPRDKAKKRHSRHSRSFLKHLDSLRWKEKGGSRQAGLDCGPATLEKAIKASSFRSHRGFLSAGFYRAKNRAAASARNSGTETPRAWEAWPMAMFRHPQQVHRGDCLVHVPRDHKPGTFPRSLSIESLFPEDGHCLADWQPGRPWGCEGRRGSCGSTGSHASIYDNMSELYPSEPILVRAKAEDEEGTGSYAHVDDILQHVWGLQQRVELWSQAIYPDLQTRDKEKEEEEEEEIASSVEIATVEVGGQAETLAQIEAPACRESSAPDQADVQRVIPAQVEYQAQAEPLAQAQAQAQVEAEALDLGQGHGQEVNSGGEPNSASSVSVEEGHSISDTVASSSELGSSGNSMNEAEVMGSPAGLQASRLRERRDSGVGASLTRPCRKLRWHSFQNSHRPSLNSESLEINWQFAGQIHLLHKGSLLRLTAFMEKYTVPHKPGWVWSVPKFMKRNKTPDYRGQQVFGVPPLIHMQRTGQPLPQSIQQAMRYLRSQCLDQVGIFRKSGVKSRIQNLRQMNEANPDHVCYEGQSAYDVADLLKQYFRDLPEPIFTSKLTTTFLQIYQLLPKDQWLAAAQAATLLLPDENREVLQTLLYFLSDIASAEENQMTAGNLAVCLAPSIFHLNVSKKDSPSPRIRSKRSLVGRPGPRYLSENMAATQGLSHMISDCKKLFQVPQDMVLQLCGSYNAAELSPPCPALAELRQAQAAGMSLSLYMEESVQELLRDAAERFKGWMSMPGPQHTELACRKAPDGHPLRVWKVSTEVAAPPPVVLHRVLRERALWDEDLLRAQVLEALMPGVELYHYVTDSMAPHPCRDFVVLRMWRSDLPRGGCLLISQSLDPEQPVPESGVRAMMLTSQYLMEPCGLGRSRLTHICRADLRGRSPDWYNKVFGHLCAMEVAKIRDSFPTLQAAGPETKL from the exons TTGAGGCCAAAAGAACATGTAAGTGGCTCCGAGCAACAGGATTCCCTCAGTATGCTCAGCTTTTTGAAG AAGGTCTGTTTCCCCTGGATATTGGCTCTGTGAAGAAGGACCACAGTTTTCTGGACGAGGACTCTTTGGGGGCCCTGTGCAG GAGGCTGATGACCTTGAACAACTGTGCCTTGATGAAACTGGAAATTCACTATCAATGCAAGCAG AATGAAGActcagaagaagaagagcagTGTACCATCAGCAACCACTGGGCCTTCCAGCAAGAAAGTAAATGCTGGTCTCATGTGGACTCCTCTGACCTGCTGGCCCCACCAAGCCCTGGCCTGCCAGTGACCTCCAGCTGTGAGAGCGTCCTCACTGAGCTTAGCACCACTTCCCTGCCAGCCATCACTGTAAGCCTATCACCAGAGGCGGAGCCAATGGACCTGCCCACACCCTGCCACGTCCCCAGCCTGAGTAACCAGCCCCTCCTTAGCCCCACCCAGGGCCATGAGGGTCCCCGGGACAAAGCTAAGAAGCGCCATTCTCGCCATTCTCGTAGCTTCCTTAAGCATCTTGATTCTCTGAGGTGGAAGGAAAAGGGTGGCAGTCGGCAAGCTGGGCTCGACTGTGGCCCAGCCACCTTAGAAAAGGCCATTAAAGCCTCCTCTTTTCGTAGTCACCGTGGCTTCCTCTCAGCTGGATTCTACAGGGCCAAGAATAGGGCAGCCGCCTCAGCCCGCAACAGTGGCACCGAGACTCCAAGGGCCTGGGAGGCCTGGCCTATGGCCATGTTTCGGCACCCTCAGCAGGTGCACCGGGGTGACTGCCTCGTGCACGTGCCCAGGGACCACAAACCAGGCACATTCCCTCGCTCTCTGTCTATTGAGAGCCTGTTCCCCGAGGATGGACACTGCCTGGCAGATTGGCAGCCAGGTAGACCCTGGGGCTGCGAAGGGCGCCGGGGCTCCTGTGGCTCCACGGGCAGCCATGCCAGCATCTATGACAACATGTCTGAGCTGTACCCATCTGAGCCAATACTGGTCAGGGCTAAAGCTGAAGATGAGGAAGGTACAGGCAGCTATGCCCACGTAGATGACATCCTCCAGCATGTATGGGGGCTGCAGCAACGGGTAGAGCTCTGGTCTCAGGCCATCTACCCAGACCTGCAGACTAgagataaggaaaaggaagaagaggaagaagaggagattgCTTCGTCAGTAGAAATAGCCACAGTTGAGGTTGGAGGGCAGGCTGAGACTCTGGCCCAGATAGAGGCTCCAGCCTGCAGAGAGTCCTCAGCCCCAGACCAGGCTGATGTTCAGCGAGTAATCCCAGCTCAGGTTGAGTATCAGGCTCAGGCTGAgcccctggcccaggcccaggcccaggcccaggttGAGGCCGAGGCCCTAGACCTGGGCCAAGGTCATGGGCAGGAGGTGAATTCAGGTGGGGAACCCAACTCGGCCTCCAGCGTATCTGTGGAAGAAGGACACTCCATTTCTGACACTGTGGCCTCCTCCAGTGAACTGGGCAGTAGTGGAAACTCCATGAACGAGGCTGAGGTCATGGGCTCGCCAGCTGGACTTCAAGCATCCAGACTACGTGAACGACGAGATTCAGGGGTTGGGGCCTCACTTACCAGACCCTGCAG GAAGCTCCGCTGGCACAGCTTCCAGAACTCCCACCGGCCCAGCCTCAATTCAGAGTCACTGGAGATCAATTGGCAGTTTGCTGGCCAGATCCACCTCCTGCATAAGGGCTCACTGCTGCGGCTCACTGCCTTCATGGAGAAGTACACTGTGCCACACAAACCAGGGTGGGTCTG GTCAGTGCCCAAGTTCATGAAAAGGAATAAGACTCCGGATTACCGAGGCCAGCAGGTGTTTGGGGTGCCACCCCTTATCCACATGCAGCGCACAGGCCAGCCACTGCCACAGAGCATTCAGCAAGCCATGCGCTACCTGCGCAGCCAGTGCCTGGACCAG GTGGGCATCTTCCGCAAGTCTGGGGTGAAGTCCAGGATCCAGAACCTGCGGCAAATGAATGAGGCCAACCCAGACCATGTTTGCTATGAGGGCCAGTCGGCCTATGATGTGGCAGACCTGCTGAAGCAGTATTTCCGGGACCTACCAGAGCCTATCTTTACCAGCAAGCTCACGACCACTTTCCTGCAGATCTACCAGC TCCTCCCCAAGGATCAGTGGTTGGCAGCAGCTCAGGCTGCCACCTTGCTGCTCCCGGATGAGAACCGAGAGGTCCTACAGACTCTGCTCTACTTCCTAAGTGACATTGCCTCTGCTGAAGAAAACCAGATGACAGCTGGCAACCTAGCTGTGTGTCTGGCACCTTCCATCTTCCATCTCAACGTCTCTAAGAAGGATAGCCCCTCTCCGAG GATCAGGAGCAAACGCAGCCTGGTTGGCCGGCCAGGCCCTAGGTACCTGAGTGAGAACATGGCTGCCACCCAGGGCCTATCACACATGATCAGTGACTGCAAGAAACTTTTTCAA GTCCCTCAGGACATGGTGCTACAGCTGTGTGGCTCCTACAACGCAGCTGAGCTcagccctccctgcccagccttGGCTGAGCTGCGGCAGGCCCAAGCAGCCGGCATGAGCCTGAGCCTCTACATGGAAGAGAGTGTCCAGGAGCTGCTGCGTGATGCTGCTGAGCGTTTCAAGGGTTGGATGAGTATGCCAGGGCCCCAACACACAGAGCTGGCTTGTAGAAAG GCACCAGATGGGCACCCCCTGCGTGTGTGGAAGGTGTCCACTGAGGTGGCAGCCCCTCCACCTGTCGTGTTACACCGTGTTCTGCGGGAGAGGGCCCTCTGGGATGAGGACCTGCTGCGGGCCCAGGTGTTGGAAGCCCTGATGCCAGGTGTGGAGCTGTACCACTATGTCACCGACAGCATGGCACCCCATCCCTGCCGTGACTTCGTGGTGCTCCG GATGTGGCGCTCTGACCTGCCCCGTGGTGGTTGTCTGCTCATCTCCCAGTCCCTGGATCCTGAGCAACCTGTGCCAGAATCAGGGGTGCGGGCCATGATGCTCACTTCCCAGTACCTCATGGAGCCTTGTGGCCTGGGCCGCTCCCGGCTCACTCACATCTGCCGTGCTGATCTCAG GGGCCGTTCTCCTGACTGGTACAACAAAGTCTTTGGGCACCTGTGTGCCATGGAAGTGGCGAAGATCCGGGACTCCTTCCCCACCCTGCAGGCAGCTGGCCCTGAGACAAAATTGTGA
- the STARD8 gene encoding stAR-related lipid transfer protein 8 isoform X1 has translation MPLLDVFWACFRKVKVVKEHCKRFGKVIQCFPLWQRRKNIEVEAKRTCKWLRATGFPQYAQLFEEGLFPLDIGSVKKDHSFLDEDSLGALCRRLMTLNNCALMKLEIHYQCKQNEDSEEEEQCTISNHWAFQQESKCWSHVDSSDLLAPPSPGLPVTSSCESVLTELSTTSLPAITVSLSPEAEPMDLPTPCHVPSLSNQPLLSPTQGHEGPRDKAKKRHSRHSRSFLKHLDSLRWKEKGGSRQAGLDCGPATLEKAIKASSFRSHRGFLSAGFYRAKNRAAASARNSGTETPRAWEAWPMAMFRHPQQVHRGDCLVHVPRDHKPGTFPRSLSIESLFPEDGHCLADWQPGRPWGCEGRRGSCGSTGSHASIYDNMSELYPSEPILVRAKAEDEEGTGSYAHVDDILQHVWGLQQRVELWSQAIYPDLQTRDKEKEEEEEEEIASSVEIATVEVGGQAETLAQIEAPACRESSAPDQADVQRVIPAQVEYQAQAEPLAQAQAQAQVEAEALDLGQGHGQEVNSGGEPNSASSVSVEEGHSISDTVASSSELGSSGNSMNEAEVMGSPAGLQASRLRERRDSGVGASLTRPCRKLRWHSFQNSHRPSLNSESLEINWQFAGQIHLLHKGSLLRLTAFMEKYTVPHKPGWVWSVPKFMKRNKTPDYRGQQVFGVPPLIHMQRTGQPLPQSIQQAMRYLRSQCLDQVGIFRKSGVKSRIQNLRQMNEANPDHVCYEGQSAYDVADLLKQYFRDLPEPIFTSKLTTTFLQIYQLLPKDQWLAAAQAATLLLPDENREVLQTLLYFLSDIASAEENQMTAGNLAVCLAPSIFHLNVSKKDSPSPRIRSKRSLVGRPGPRYLSENMAATQGLSHMISDCKKLFQVPQDMVLQLCGSYNAAELSPPCPALAELRQAQAAGMSLSLYMEESVQELLRDAAERFKGWMSMPGPQHTELACRKAPDGHPLRVWKVSTEVAAPPPVVLHRVLRERALWDEDLLRAQVLEALMPGVELYHYVTDSMAPHPCRDFVVLRMWRSDLPRGGCLLISQSLDPEQPVPESGVRAMMLTSQYLMEPCGLGRSRLTHICRADLRGRSPDWYNKVFGHLCAMEVAKIRDSFPTLQAAGPETKL, from the exons AAGTTGAGGCCAAAAGAACATGTAAGTGGCTCCGAGCAACAGGATTCCCTCAGTATGCTCAGCTTTTTGAAG AAGGTCTGTTTCCCCTGGATATTGGCTCTGTGAAGAAGGACCACAGTTTTCTGGACGAGGACTCTTTGGGGGCCCTGTGCAG GAGGCTGATGACCTTGAACAACTGTGCCTTGATGAAACTGGAAATTCACTATCAATGCAAGCAG AATGAAGActcagaagaagaagagcagTGTACCATCAGCAACCACTGGGCCTTCCAGCAAGAAAGTAAATGCTGGTCTCATGTGGACTCCTCTGACCTGCTGGCCCCACCAAGCCCTGGCCTGCCAGTGACCTCCAGCTGTGAGAGCGTCCTCACTGAGCTTAGCACCACTTCCCTGCCAGCCATCACTGTAAGCCTATCACCAGAGGCGGAGCCAATGGACCTGCCCACACCCTGCCACGTCCCCAGCCTGAGTAACCAGCCCCTCCTTAGCCCCACCCAGGGCCATGAGGGTCCCCGGGACAAAGCTAAGAAGCGCCATTCTCGCCATTCTCGTAGCTTCCTTAAGCATCTTGATTCTCTGAGGTGGAAGGAAAAGGGTGGCAGTCGGCAAGCTGGGCTCGACTGTGGCCCAGCCACCTTAGAAAAGGCCATTAAAGCCTCCTCTTTTCGTAGTCACCGTGGCTTCCTCTCAGCTGGATTCTACAGGGCCAAGAATAGGGCAGCCGCCTCAGCCCGCAACAGTGGCACCGAGACTCCAAGGGCCTGGGAGGCCTGGCCTATGGCCATGTTTCGGCACCCTCAGCAGGTGCACCGGGGTGACTGCCTCGTGCACGTGCCCAGGGACCACAAACCAGGCACATTCCCTCGCTCTCTGTCTATTGAGAGCCTGTTCCCCGAGGATGGACACTGCCTGGCAGATTGGCAGCCAGGTAGACCCTGGGGCTGCGAAGGGCGCCGGGGCTCCTGTGGCTCCACGGGCAGCCATGCCAGCATCTATGACAACATGTCTGAGCTGTACCCATCTGAGCCAATACTGGTCAGGGCTAAAGCTGAAGATGAGGAAGGTACAGGCAGCTATGCCCACGTAGATGACATCCTCCAGCATGTATGGGGGCTGCAGCAACGGGTAGAGCTCTGGTCTCAGGCCATCTACCCAGACCTGCAGACTAgagataaggaaaaggaagaagaggaagaagaggagattgCTTCGTCAGTAGAAATAGCCACAGTTGAGGTTGGAGGGCAGGCTGAGACTCTGGCCCAGATAGAGGCTCCAGCCTGCAGAGAGTCCTCAGCCCCAGACCAGGCTGATGTTCAGCGAGTAATCCCAGCTCAGGTTGAGTATCAGGCTCAGGCTGAgcccctggcccaggcccaggcccaggcccaggttGAGGCCGAGGCCCTAGACCTGGGCCAAGGTCATGGGCAGGAGGTGAATTCAGGTGGGGAACCCAACTCGGCCTCCAGCGTATCTGTGGAAGAAGGACACTCCATTTCTGACACTGTGGCCTCCTCCAGTGAACTGGGCAGTAGTGGAAACTCCATGAACGAGGCTGAGGTCATGGGCTCGCCAGCTGGACTTCAAGCATCCAGACTACGTGAACGACGAGATTCAGGGGTTGGGGCCTCACTTACCAGACCCTGCAG GAAGCTCCGCTGGCACAGCTTCCAGAACTCCCACCGGCCCAGCCTCAATTCAGAGTCACTGGAGATCAATTGGCAGTTTGCTGGCCAGATCCACCTCCTGCATAAGGGCTCACTGCTGCGGCTCACTGCCTTCATGGAGAAGTACACTGTGCCACACAAACCAGGGTGGGTCTG GTCAGTGCCCAAGTTCATGAAAAGGAATAAGACTCCGGATTACCGAGGCCAGCAGGTGTTTGGGGTGCCACCCCTTATCCACATGCAGCGCACAGGCCAGCCACTGCCACAGAGCATTCAGCAAGCCATGCGCTACCTGCGCAGCCAGTGCCTGGACCAG GTGGGCATCTTCCGCAAGTCTGGGGTGAAGTCCAGGATCCAGAACCTGCGGCAAATGAATGAGGCCAACCCAGACCATGTTTGCTATGAGGGCCAGTCGGCCTATGATGTGGCAGACCTGCTGAAGCAGTATTTCCGGGACCTACCAGAGCCTATCTTTACCAGCAAGCTCACGACCACTTTCCTGCAGATCTACCAGC TCCTCCCCAAGGATCAGTGGTTGGCAGCAGCTCAGGCTGCCACCTTGCTGCTCCCGGATGAGAACCGAGAGGTCCTACAGACTCTGCTCTACTTCCTAAGTGACATTGCCTCTGCTGAAGAAAACCAGATGACAGCTGGCAACCTAGCTGTGTGTCTGGCACCTTCCATCTTCCATCTCAACGTCTCTAAGAAGGATAGCCCCTCTCCGAG GATCAGGAGCAAACGCAGCCTGGTTGGCCGGCCAGGCCCTAGGTACCTGAGTGAGAACATGGCTGCCACCCAGGGCCTATCACACATGATCAGTGACTGCAAGAAACTTTTTCAA GTCCCTCAGGACATGGTGCTACAGCTGTGTGGCTCCTACAACGCAGCTGAGCTcagccctccctgcccagccttGGCTGAGCTGCGGCAGGCCCAAGCAGCCGGCATGAGCCTGAGCCTCTACATGGAAGAGAGTGTCCAGGAGCTGCTGCGTGATGCTGCTGAGCGTTTCAAGGGTTGGATGAGTATGCCAGGGCCCCAACACACAGAGCTGGCTTGTAGAAAG GCACCAGATGGGCACCCCCTGCGTGTGTGGAAGGTGTCCACTGAGGTGGCAGCCCCTCCACCTGTCGTGTTACACCGTGTTCTGCGGGAGAGGGCCCTCTGGGATGAGGACCTGCTGCGGGCCCAGGTGTTGGAAGCCCTGATGCCAGGTGTGGAGCTGTACCACTATGTCACCGACAGCATGGCACCCCATCCCTGCCGTGACTTCGTGGTGCTCCG GATGTGGCGCTCTGACCTGCCCCGTGGTGGTTGTCTGCTCATCTCCCAGTCCCTGGATCCTGAGCAACCTGTGCCAGAATCAGGGGTGCGGGCCATGATGCTCACTTCCCAGTACCTCATGGAGCCTTGTGGCCTGGGCCGCTCCCGGCTCACTCACATCTGCCGTGCTGATCTCAG GGGCCGTTCTCCTGACTGGTACAACAAAGTCTTTGGGCACCTGTGTGCCATGGAAGTGGCGAAGATCCGGGACTCCTTCCCCACCCTGCAGGCAGCTGGCCCTGAGACAAAATTGTGA
- the STARD8 gene encoding stAR-related lipid transfer protein 8 isoform X3: MRPPPQEPVLCFGVSGGRMAEARGRGPASRLPKPWTWMPWKPRAVKGTRWDPPRWKPVEAKRTCKWLRATGFPQYAQLFEEGLFPLDIGSVKKDHSFLDEDSLGALCRRLMTLNNCALMKLEIHYQCKQNEDSEEEEQCTISNHWAFQQESKCWSHVDSSDLLAPPSPGLPVTSSCESVLTELSTTSLPAITVSLSPEAEPMDLPTPCHVPSLSNQPLLSPTQGHEGPRDKAKKRHSRHSRSFLKHLDSLRWKEKGGSRQAGLDCGPATLEKAIKASSFRSHRGFLSAGFYRAKNRAAASARNSGTETPRAWEAWPMAMFRHPQQVHRGDCLVHVPRDHKPGTFPRSLSIESLFPEDGHCLADWQPGRPWGCEGRRGSCGSTGSHASIYDNMSELYPSEPILVRAKAEDEEGTGSYAHVDDILQHVWGLQQRVELWSQAIYPDLQTRDKEKEEEEEEEIASSVEIATVEVGGQAETLAQIEAPACRESSAPDQADVQRVIPAQVEYQAQAEPLAQAQAQAQVEAEALDLGQGHGQEVNSGGEPNSASSVSVEEGHSISDTVASSSELGSSGNSMNEAEVMGSPAGLQASRLRERRDSGVGASLTRPCRKLRWHSFQNSHRPSLNSESLEINWQFAGQIHLLHKGSLLRLTAFMEKYTVPHKPGWVWSVPKFMKRNKTPDYRGQQVFGVPPLIHMQRTGQPLPQSIQQAMRYLRSQCLDQVGIFRKSGVKSRIQNLRQMNEANPDHVCYEGQSAYDVADLLKQYFRDLPEPIFTSKLTTTFLQIYQLLPKDQWLAAAQAATLLLPDENREVLQTLLYFLSDIASAEENQMTAGNLAVCLAPSIFHLNVSKKDSPSPRIRSKRSLVGRPGPRYLSENMAATQGLSHMISDCKKLFQVPQDMVLQLCGSYNAAELSPPCPALAELRQAQAAGMSLSLYMEESVQELLRDAAERFKGWMSMPGPQHTELACRKAPDGHPLRVWKVSTEVAAPPPVVLHRVLRERALWDEDLLRAQVLEALMPGVELYHYVTDSMAPHPCRDFVVLRMWRSDLPRGGCLLISQSLDPEQPVPESGVRAMMLTSQYLMEPCGLGRSRLTHICRADLRGRSPDWYNKVFGHLCAMEVAKIRDSFPTLQAAGPETKL; encoded by the exons TTGAGGCCAAAAGAACATGTAAGTGGCTCCGAGCAACAGGATTCCCTCAGTATGCTCAGCTTTTTGAAG AAGGTCTGTTTCCCCTGGATATTGGCTCTGTGAAGAAGGACCACAGTTTTCTGGACGAGGACTCTTTGGGGGCCCTGTGCAG GAGGCTGATGACCTTGAACAACTGTGCCTTGATGAAACTGGAAATTCACTATCAATGCAAGCAG AATGAAGActcagaagaagaagagcagTGTACCATCAGCAACCACTGGGCCTTCCAGCAAGAAAGTAAATGCTGGTCTCATGTGGACTCCTCTGACCTGCTGGCCCCACCAAGCCCTGGCCTGCCAGTGACCTCCAGCTGTGAGAGCGTCCTCACTGAGCTTAGCACCACTTCCCTGCCAGCCATCACTGTAAGCCTATCACCAGAGGCGGAGCCAATGGACCTGCCCACACCCTGCCACGTCCCCAGCCTGAGTAACCAGCCCCTCCTTAGCCCCACCCAGGGCCATGAGGGTCCCCGGGACAAAGCTAAGAAGCGCCATTCTCGCCATTCTCGTAGCTTCCTTAAGCATCTTGATTCTCTGAGGTGGAAGGAAAAGGGTGGCAGTCGGCAAGCTGGGCTCGACTGTGGCCCAGCCACCTTAGAAAAGGCCATTAAAGCCTCCTCTTTTCGTAGTCACCGTGGCTTCCTCTCAGCTGGATTCTACAGGGCCAAGAATAGGGCAGCCGCCTCAGCCCGCAACAGTGGCACCGAGACTCCAAGGGCCTGGGAGGCCTGGCCTATGGCCATGTTTCGGCACCCTCAGCAGGTGCACCGGGGTGACTGCCTCGTGCACGTGCCCAGGGACCACAAACCAGGCACATTCCCTCGCTCTCTGTCTATTGAGAGCCTGTTCCCCGAGGATGGACACTGCCTGGCAGATTGGCAGCCAGGTAGACCCTGGGGCTGCGAAGGGCGCCGGGGCTCCTGTGGCTCCACGGGCAGCCATGCCAGCATCTATGACAACATGTCTGAGCTGTACCCATCTGAGCCAATACTGGTCAGGGCTAAAGCTGAAGATGAGGAAGGTACAGGCAGCTATGCCCACGTAGATGACATCCTCCAGCATGTATGGGGGCTGCAGCAACGGGTAGAGCTCTGGTCTCAGGCCATCTACCCAGACCTGCAGACTAgagataaggaaaaggaagaagaggaagaagaggagattgCTTCGTCAGTAGAAATAGCCACAGTTGAGGTTGGAGGGCAGGCTGAGACTCTGGCCCAGATAGAGGCTCCAGCCTGCAGAGAGTCCTCAGCCCCAGACCAGGCTGATGTTCAGCGAGTAATCCCAGCTCAGGTTGAGTATCAGGCTCAGGCTGAgcccctggcccaggcccaggcccaggcccaggttGAGGCCGAGGCCCTAGACCTGGGCCAAGGTCATGGGCAGGAGGTGAATTCAGGTGGGGAACCCAACTCGGCCTCCAGCGTATCTGTGGAAGAAGGACACTCCATTTCTGACACTGTGGCCTCCTCCAGTGAACTGGGCAGTAGTGGAAACTCCATGAACGAGGCTGAGGTCATGGGCTCGCCAGCTGGACTTCAAGCATCCAGACTACGTGAACGACGAGATTCAGGGGTTGGGGCCTCACTTACCAGACCCTGCAG GAAGCTCCGCTGGCACAGCTTCCAGAACTCCCACCGGCCCAGCCTCAATTCAGAGTCACTGGAGATCAATTGGCAGTTTGCTGGCCAGATCCACCTCCTGCATAAGGGCTCACTGCTGCGGCTCACTGCCTTCATGGAGAAGTACACTGTGCCACACAAACCAGGGTGGGTCTG GTCAGTGCCCAAGTTCATGAAAAGGAATAAGACTCCGGATTACCGAGGCCAGCAGGTGTTTGGGGTGCCACCCCTTATCCACATGCAGCGCACAGGCCAGCCACTGCCACAGAGCATTCAGCAAGCCATGCGCTACCTGCGCAGCCAGTGCCTGGACCAG GTGGGCATCTTCCGCAAGTCTGGGGTGAAGTCCAGGATCCAGAACCTGCGGCAAATGAATGAGGCCAACCCAGACCATGTTTGCTATGAGGGCCAGTCGGCCTATGATGTGGCAGACCTGCTGAAGCAGTATTTCCGGGACCTACCAGAGCCTATCTTTACCAGCAAGCTCACGACCACTTTCCTGCAGATCTACCAGC TCCTCCCCAAGGATCAGTGGTTGGCAGCAGCTCAGGCTGCCACCTTGCTGCTCCCGGATGAGAACCGAGAGGTCCTACAGACTCTGCTCTACTTCCTAAGTGACATTGCCTCTGCTGAAGAAAACCAGATGACAGCTGGCAACCTAGCTGTGTGTCTGGCACCTTCCATCTTCCATCTCAACGTCTCTAAGAAGGATAGCCCCTCTCCGAG GATCAGGAGCAAACGCAGCCTGGTTGGCCGGCCAGGCCCTAGGTACCTGAGTGAGAACATGGCTGCCACCCAGGGCCTATCACACATGATCAGTGACTGCAAGAAACTTTTTCAA GTCCCTCAGGACATGGTGCTACAGCTGTGTGGCTCCTACAACGCAGCTGAGCTcagccctccctgcccagccttGGCTGAGCTGCGGCAGGCCCAAGCAGCCGGCATGAGCCTGAGCCTCTACATGGAAGAGAGTGTCCAGGAGCTGCTGCGTGATGCTGCTGAGCGTTTCAAGGGTTGGATGAGTATGCCAGGGCCCCAACACACAGAGCTGGCTTGTAGAAAG GCACCAGATGGGCACCCCCTGCGTGTGTGGAAGGTGTCCACTGAGGTGGCAGCCCCTCCACCTGTCGTGTTACACCGTGTTCTGCGGGAGAGGGCCCTCTGGGATGAGGACCTGCTGCGGGCCCAGGTGTTGGAAGCCCTGATGCCAGGTGTGGAGCTGTACCACTATGTCACCGACAGCATGGCACCCCATCCCTGCCGTGACTTCGTGGTGCTCCG GATGTGGCGCTCTGACCTGCCCCGTGGTGGTTGTCTGCTCATCTCCCAGTCCCTGGATCCTGAGCAACCTGTGCCAGAATCAGGGGTGCGGGCCATGATGCTCACTTCCCAGTACCTCATGGAGCCTTGTGGCCTGGGCCGCTCCCGGCTCACTCACATCTGCCGTGCTGATCTCAG GGGCCGTTCTCCTGACTGGTACAACAAAGTCTTTGGGCACCTGTGTGCCATGGAAGTGGCGAAGATCCGGGACTCCTTCCCCACCCTGCAGGCAGCTGGCCCTGAGACAAAATTGTGA